Proteins from one Limanda limanda chromosome 9, fLimLim1.1, whole genome shotgun sequence genomic window:
- the LOC133011139 gene encoding uncharacterized protein LOC133011139, which yields MKDTDLEDSELFDSSSESADDYVPGTKSDSDPDSSIGPPVCDSTTPDNMILDSHNITPEAPRAVEEPCSSQTINDSVVVSSFKKKGSKEKKRHLDYIGNRGNFAHNAAVMEYGKGKLVPRPPKGLDEIGIDPNEPHTEETFPHTERDEMLPQPPKRQNPHSSSDEVPSESCRMRPSSIAPPAEESLPPTERNEMQPQPPNKPKPVSTMRPSSKGTTAQKKKTPWKQTEVEAVESHMNRFITSCIVPAKFDCEKCIRAEPEALNDRSWQNVKFYIYNRITANKRKFS from the exons aTGAAAGACACAGATCTGGAAGATTCTGAGCTATTTGATTCGTCATCAGAGAGTGCAGATGACTACGTACCAGGTACCAAAAGTGACAGTGATCCGGATAGCTCAATAGGCCCCCCTGTCTGCGATTCTACAACACCAGACAACATGATTTTGGACAGTCACAACATTACACCTGAAGCCCCCAGAGCAGTAGAAGAACCCTGTTCAAGTCAGACCATAAACGACAGCGTCGTTgtcagttcatttaaaaaaaaag gttccaaagagaaaaaaagacacctGGATTATATTGGCAACAGAGGAAACTTTGCTCACAATGCAGCAGTTATGGAGTACGGAAAGGGTAAACTCGTGCCACGACCGCCTAAAGGGTTGGATGAAATTGGAATAGATCCAAatg aaCCACATACAGAGGAGACATTTCCTCATACCGAAAGGGATGAAATGCTGCCACAACCACCCAAGAGACAAAATCCACACTCATCAAGTGATGAGGTACCTTCAGAATCCTGCAGAATGAGGCCTTCCTCAATAG caccaccagcagaggagtcacttcctcccactgagaGGAATGAAATGCAGCCACAACCACCCAATAAACCAAAACCAGTCAGTACGATGAGGCCTTCCTCAAAAG GTACAACTgcccaaaagaagaaaacaccctggaagcagacagaggtggaggcagTGGAAAGCCACATGAATCGATTCATCACATCTTGTATTGTTCCAGCAAAGTTTGACTGTGAGAAGTGTATAAGAGCTGAACCAGAAGCTCTTAATGACCGGAGCTGGCAGAATGTGAAATTCTACATATATAACCGCATTACAGCCAACAAGAGGAAATTTAGTTAA